From the Accumulibacter sp. genome, one window contains:
- a CDS encoding SRPBCC family protein, translating into MKITVQTTVRAPMDSVWKAYTSPEDIVQWNAASDDWHTTRATVDLRAGGAFCSRMEAKDGSFGFDFEGTYTNIIPNSLIEYEFGDRKAKVEFSGSRSGVSITVTFDAEQTHSVEQQREGWQAILNRFRQHVESQG; encoded by the coding sequence ATGAAGATTACAGTTCAAACGACAGTGCGAGCTCCCATGGACTCGGTATGGAAGGCGTATACGAGCCCAGAGGATATCGTCCAATGGAATGCCGCATCTGACGACTGGCATACCACCAGGGCAACAGTCGATCTGCGGGCTGGTGGGGCCTTCTGCTCGCGTATGGAGGCAAAGGACGGGAGCTTTGGGTTCGACTTCGAAGGAACCTATACCAACATCATCCCCAACAGCCTTATTGAATATGAGTTCGGTGACCGCAAGGCCAAGGTAGAGTTCTCCGGGAGTCGATCCGGGGTGTCAATTACAGTCACGTTCGACGCCGAGCAAACCCACTCCGTCGAGCAGCAACGCGAAGGTTGGCAGGCCATCCTTAATCGCTTCCGGCAGCATGTAGAGTCCCAGGGCTAG
- a CDS encoding DUF4160 domain-containing protein produces the protein MHIHVAHPHGEAKFWLQPSLTLANHTGLSKQELAYAERIVARHLQEVIDAWHEHFGG, from the coding sequence ATGCACATCCATGTGGCCCACCCACATGGGGAGGCCAAGTTCTGGCTGCAACCAAGTCTGACGCTGGCCAACCACACCGGCCTGTCCAAGCAGGAACTGGCCTACGCTGAGCGCATCGTCGCTCGCCACCTTCAGGAGGTCATCGATGCCTGGCACGAACATTTCGGCGGCTGA
- a CDS encoding DUF2442 domain-containing protein — protein sequence MPGTNISAAEVTHVSVHGFWLLLGDEELLLPFAEFPWFRQATIEQLTTIEWPSPDHLYWPLLDVDLSVASIRHPENFPLVSGASANPALQPDPPQAARR from the coding sequence ATGCCTGGCACGAACATTTCGGCGGCTGAAGTCACCCACGTCTCAGTACACGGTTTCTGGCTGCTTCTTGGCGATGAAGAGCTTCTCTTGCCGTTCGCTGAATTTCCTTGGTTCCGGCAGGCCACCATCGAGCAACTGACCACCATCGAATGGCCAAGCCCGGATCATCTGTATTGGCCGCTGCTGGATGTGGATTTGTCCGTTGCATCCATCCGACACCCGGAAAATTTCCCGCTCGTCTCGGGAGCATCGGCTAACCCTGCGCTCCAGCCGGACCCGCCGCAAGCGGCGCGCCGCTGA
- a CDS encoding type II toxin-antitoxin system HicA family toxin, with translation MKVSDILAVLRNDGWLLVATRGSHRQFKHPIKPGRVTVAGKPSDDLAPGTLNSILKQASLKG, from the coding sequence ATGAAAGTTAGCGACATATTGGCTGTTCTCCGTAACGACGGGTGGCTTCTGGTCGCAACCAGAGGGAGTCATCGCCAGTTTAAACACCCGATAAAACCCGGTCGCGTCACCGTCGCTGGGAAGCCAAGTGACGATCTGGCTCCGGGAACACTCAACAGCATTCTGAAGCAGGCCTCACTGAAAGGTTGA
- a CDS encoding IS4 family transposase, with translation MCRDLYVNVVDSFSKYLVSQAFFLQARLSEKAFSRTGVLSFARLMACLLGGYTSKVQSELDAFFANLANRADLLRKVSAQAFAQARKQVSATAFGLLNHQFLTLVDEQFGFPLWNGLRVVAGDATVLRLTLFGKTRDGKSFARHVVDAIGFALYLPGIEMTLAAKLYSPDVGERQMLFEHLDKLRDNDILVLDRGYPAYWLFAALTQRGRHFCMRADSLNFGAIRTFRRSGLVEQIVTLPAPGKQDALDYEIAATPCKVRLIRQVFGQKVRVLVTSLLDFDAYPARQFGALYHSRWRIEEAFRRIKHRLALEHLSGMSWLAAQQDFGAKVLCDNLNALAVHVASEALDPNTRARYFINRGDTFSRIKRTLGRWLLQGLGALDNVASVFNQLIKNLVQIKPNRSYPRNFTKKPHLSHAYKGSV, from the coding sequence ATATGCCGCGATCTTTATGTCAACGTCGTTGACTCGTTCTCCAAGTATCTTGTTTCTCAGGCGTTTTTCCTTCAAGCTCGGCTTTCGGAGAAAGCCTTTTCGCGGACCGGCGTTCTCAGTTTTGCCCGCCTGATGGCCTGCCTGCTCGGCGGATACACGTCGAAAGTGCAGTCTGAACTGGACGCGTTCTTCGCCAATCTGGCGAACCGCGCCGACCTGCTGCGAAAAGTCTCCGCGCAGGCCTTTGCGCAAGCCCGGAAGCAGGTGTCGGCCACCGCTTTCGGACTGCTCAACCATCAGTTCCTCACCCTGGTCGATGAGCAGTTCGGCTTTCCATTGTGGAACGGGCTGCGCGTGGTGGCCGGCGATGCGACCGTCCTGCGCTTGACCCTGTTCGGCAAGACCCGCGACGGCAAGTCGTTCGCTCGCCATGTGGTCGATGCCATCGGCTTCGCGCTGTACCTGCCAGGGATCGAAATGACCCTCGCCGCCAAGCTGTATTCTCCCGACGTCGGCGAGCGTCAGATGCTCTTCGAGCACCTCGACAAGCTGCGTGACAACGACATCTTGGTGCTTGATCGCGGTTACCCAGCCTACTGGCTCTTCGCCGCCTTGACGCAGCGAGGACGCCACTTCTGTATGCGTGCCGACAGCCTCAATTTCGGCGCCATCCGAACCTTCCGCCGATCCGGGCTCGTCGAGCAAATCGTGACCCTGCCCGCCCCTGGCAAACAGGATGCGCTCGACTACGAAATTGCCGCAACGCCCTGCAAAGTGCGCCTCATTCGCCAAGTGTTCGGCCAGAAGGTCCGCGTCCTCGTGACCTCGCTCTTGGACTTCGACGCCTACCCCGCTCGCCAATTCGGGGCACTGTATCACTCCCGATGGAGAATTGAGGAGGCCTTCCGCCGGATCAAGCACCGTCTGGCCTTGGAGCACCTGTCCGGCATGTCTTGGCTGGCGGCACAGCAGGACTTCGGCGCAAAGGTCCTCTGCGACAACCTCAACGCCTTGGCCGTCCATGTCGCCAGCGAAGCCCTCGATCCCAACACCCGCGCTCGCTACTTTATCAACCGCGGCGACACCTTCTCTCGAATCAAGCGCACCCTCGGCCGCTGGCTTCTCCAAGGCCTCGGTGCTCTCGACAATGTCGCCTCCGTCTTCAACCAACTCATCAAGAATCTCGTCCAGATCAAGCCAAACCGATCATACCCAAGAAACTTTACCAAAAAACCTCATTTATCACACGCCTACAAGGGATCGGTATGA
- a CDS encoding antibiotic biosynthesis monooxygenase family protein, translating into MVARVWHGRVLAGKAPAYRAFLNQRAIPDYQAVPGNISVHILERQTDEITHFVTLTFWEDMNAIRGFAGEDVEQAKYYPEDGEYLLEYEPTVVHYEVVGQA; encoded by the coding sequence ATGGTTGCGAGAGTATGGCACGGGCGCGTGCTGGCCGGTAAAGCACCGGCTTATCGAGCGTTTCTGAATCAGCGAGCCATTCCAGACTATCAAGCTGTTCCCGGCAATATCAGTGTCCACATCCTGGAGCGTCAGACCGATGAGATTACGCATTTCGTCACGCTGACTTTTTGGGAAGATATGAACGCTATTCGGGGCTTCGCCGGCGAGGATGTGGAGCAGGCGAAGTATTATCCGGAAGACGGAGAGTATCTACTTGAGTATGAGCCAACGGTCGTCCACTACGAAGTCGTCGGACAAGCCTGA
- a CDS encoding cupin translates to MGEAEEQFVQLLRRPGLVIERIVSSGQASPPGFWYEQPQAEWVLLLQGEALLRFADEDEARRLRPGDWLDIAARRRHRVEWTAPDRLTIWLAVFHGEEAAPLAAAAGAQGS, encoded by the coding sequence ATGGGCGAAGCCGAGGAGCAGTTCGTGCAGCTCCTGCGGCGACCCGGTCTGGTCATCGAGCGCATTGTCTCGAGCGGTCAGGCAAGCCCGCCGGGCTTCTGGTACGAGCAGCCACAGGCGGAATGGGTGCTGCTGCTGCAGGGCGAGGCGCTGCTGCGCTTCGCCGACGAGGACGAGGCTCGCCGGCTGCGGCCGGGCGACTGGCTGGACATTGCCGCACGCCGTCGCCACCGCGTCGAGTGGACGGCGCCCGATCGCCTGACGATCTGGCTGGCGGTGTTCCATGGCGAGGAGGCAGCGCCGCTGGCCGCAGCGGCCGGAGCACAGGGCTCGTGA
- a CDS encoding AAA family ATPase, with protein MFRFDKLELVHWDYWQRLEIPLAAPIVTIVGPNGSGKTTLLDALRTLLALECSGHGSRKRDYKRYVRRNGEDFAWLRAVVDNRRLPNHRRPFWPPHQEEQVTLACRIERRGGDWTRVYFLAPGDVAIERIEAEGTEYGVRDWRQLLHQAGLTPALARVLSLEQGQTDKLCELSGRELLDLVFQVFGDKETLDRYAEARAHQELVTAELKAMQGEESRLANELERFEQKVNRHLEWQALASERQALVGETRPRLEFHALNESIRGARRPLAATRRDWRRLRAELQACIDQQPSRRHAVQHAADARGAAETAEQAANAALNQANAERTRWLTRLEERQRLLAAARVEGGDPLADQETLEAAEAERDALRLQLAAADAELKRLGELLHELAAGRRADPQDVCRFRAALDGAGIGHTLLAERLEMTDEGWANAVEAILAPFAHIVLLDDARQAEEAFVLGERLRYRHYLVPESVAVPAAGAGSLLEVLRLRGPVPEWLIGLLQRTQRVADAAAGARLPRGQDWVTRQGYLRERRGGRHAAPELPRFGEARLAALRERAEQLANEAQPLRARLRAVDASLAALRQRVSGSDARRDLAARAGEFAAAADNLQRADEAHQDAARAVLCARQARQESEEALRAAQLAETALASQIAGLRSALPGLENFAGRREQAERLRRLRRQRRELPPAWQEAAANQALAEQWGDVRAIERRIVEIERRFAQESWETDATVIALRDNLRDSLQRQQREVSDRRRDNDMARAQTDAARNEYVKVLRHTASRYAKNLRLLGEMAGVRVEVELPPLAADEGALAQAALVVRFEFDAKGLMGMNDSDASGGQQVVKSLILLVGLMMEESHPGGFVFIDEPFAHLDIMNIERVSAFLKATRAQYLLTTPVTHNVGVYDPAAITLVTAKKRPDEHWASRVGVLVRAPDSAAGLAGDA; from the coding sequence ATGTTCCGCTTCGACAAGCTGGAGCTGGTCCACTGGGACTACTGGCAGCGGCTCGAGATCCCGCTCGCGGCGCCAATCGTCACCATCGTCGGTCCCAATGGGTCGGGCAAGACGACGCTGCTCGACGCGCTGCGCACCCTGCTGGCACTCGAATGCTCCGGGCACGGCAGCCGCAAGCGTGACTACAAGCGCTACGTGCGGCGCAATGGCGAAGACTTTGCCTGGCTGCGGGCGGTCGTCGACAATCGCCGGCTGCCCAACCACCGCCGTCCGTTCTGGCCGCCACACCAGGAGGAGCAGGTGACGCTGGCCTGCCGCATCGAGCGCAGGGGCGGCGACTGGACGCGCGTCTACTTCCTCGCGCCGGGAGATGTGGCGATCGAGCGCATCGAGGCCGAGGGAACCGAGTACGGTGTCCGCGACTGGCGACAGCTGCTGCACCAGGCCGGGCTGACGCCGGCGCTGGCGCGGGTGCTGTCGCTCGAGCAGGGGCAGACCGACAAGCTCTGCGAGCTGTCCGGCCGCGAACTGCTCGATCTCGTTTTCCAGGTCTTTGGCGACAAGGAGACGCTCGACCGCTACGCCGAGGCACGCGCGCACCAGGAACTGGTGACTGCCGAGCTGAAGGCGATGCAGGGCGAGGAGTCGCGGCTGGCCAACGAACTCGAACGCTTCGAGCAGAAGGTCAACCGTCACCTCGAGTGGCAGGCGCTGGCGAGCGAGCGGCAGGCACTGGTCGGCGAGACGCGGCCCCGGCTCGAATTCCACGCCCTCAACGAATCGATCCGCGGTGCGCGCCGCCCGCTGGCGGCAACGCGCCGCGACTGGCGGCGGCTGCGCGCCGAGCTGCAGGCGTGCATCGACCAGCAGCCATCGCGACGGCACGCCGTACAGCACGCGGCCGACGCGAGGGGCGCCGCCGAGACCGCCGAGCAGGCGGCGAACGCGGCGCTGAACCAGGCCAATGCCGAGCGCACCCGCTGGCTCACCCGGCTCGAGGAGCGTCAGCGCCTGCTCGCGGCGGCCCGTGTCGAGGGTGGTGATCCGCTGGCCGACCAGGAGACGCTGGAAGCGGCCGAAGCCGAACGCGATGCCCTGCGCCTGCAACTGGCCGCCGCTGACGCCGAACTGAAGCGGCTTGGCGAACTGCTGCACGAGCTCGCCGCCGGCCGGCGCGCTGATCCGCAGGATGTCTGCCGGTTTCGTGCGGCTCTCGATGGCGCCGGCATTGGCCACACGCTGCTCGCCGAGCGGCTGGAAATGACCGACGAAGGCTGGGCGAATGCCGTCGAAGCGATCCTCGCACCGTTCGCGCACATCGTTCTCCTGGACGACGCGCGCCAGGCCGAAGAGGCTTTCGTCCTCGGCGAGCGCCTGCGTTACCGGCACTACCTCGTGCCCGAGAGCGTCGCTGTTCCAGCGGCCGGTGCCGGCTCGCTGCTCGAGGTGCTGCGGCTGCGCGGCCCGGTTCCCGAGTGGCTGATCGGCCTCCTGCAGCGCACGCAACGCGTCGCGGACGCTGCCGCCGGCGCCCGCCTGCCGCGCGGCCAGGACTGGGTGACCCGCCAGGGCTACCTGCGCGAGCGGCGCGGCGGCCGCCATGCCGCACCCGAACTGCCGCGCTTCGGCGAGGCGCGGCTGGCCGCACTGCGCGAGCGCGCGGAGCAACTGGCGAACGAGGCGCAGCCGCTGCGCGCGCGCCTGCGCGCCGTCGACGCCAGCCTCGCGGCGCTGCGCCAGCGCGTTTCGGGCAGCGACGCGCGCCGCGACCTGGCGGCGCGCGCCGGCGAGTTCGCGGCGGCGGCCGACAACCTGCAGCGCGCCGACGAGGCGCATCAGGATGCCGCACGCGCCGTCCTCTGCGCGCGCCAGGCACGCCAGGAGTCGGAAGAGGCGCTGCGCGCCGCGCAGCTTGCCGAGACGGCGCTCGCCAGCCAGATCGCCGGTCTGCGCAGCGCCTTGCCCGGTCTCGAGAACTTCGCCGGCCGCCGCGAGCAGGCAGAGCGGCTGCGCCGCCTGCGTCGGCAGCGCCGCGAGCTGCCGCCTGCCTGGCAGGAGGCGGCAGCCAACCAGGCGCTGGCCGAGCAATGGGGCGACGTGCGCGCGATCGAGCGGCGGATTGTCGAGATCGAGCGCCGCTTCGCGCAGGAATCGTGGGAGACCGACGCCACCGTCATCGCCCTGCGCGACAATCTGCGGGACAGCCTGCAACGCCAGCAGCGCGAGGTCAGCGACCGCCGCCGCGACAACGACATGGCGCGGGCGCAGACCGATGCCGCGCGCAACGAGTACGTCAAGGTGCTGCGCCACACCGCCAGCCGCTACGCGAAGAATCTGCGCCTGCTCGGCGAGATGGCAGGCGTCCGTGTCGAAGTCGAACTGCCGCCGCTGGCAGCCGACGAGGGCGCTCTGGCGCAGGCGGCGCTGGTCGTCCGCTTCGAGTTCGATGCCAAGGGCCTGATGGGAATGAATGACTCGGACGCCTCCGGCGGCCAGCAGGTCGTCAAGTCGCTGATCCTGCTCGTCGGGCTGATGATGGAAGAATCGCATCCGGGCGGCTTCGTCTTCATCGACGAACCCTTCGCCCACCTCGACATCATGAACATCGAGCGCGTCAGCGCCTTCCTCAAGGCGACCCGGGCGCAGTACCTGCTGACCACGCCGGTGACCCACAACGTCGGCGTCTACGACCCGGCGGCGATCACCCTGGTGACCGCCAAGAAGCGTCCCGACGAGCACTGGGCGAGCCGCGTCGGCGTCCTCGTGCGGGCGCCAGACAGCGCCGCCGGGCTTGCCGGCGATGCCTGA
- a CDS encoding DUF2796 domain-containing protein → MNTSPWSCLLVMACLLPVPALAGPPGAHVHGAASLQVAVDGNTLSLQLETPLANLVGFEHAPRTAQQKQALRAMADRLRQAGEIFTPTPAARCTTVSVELESPLLQPSPPAEGDGHADLDGSFVFRCENAAALRDIEVGLFATFPRLRRIDVQVAGPRGQSAARLSPQQRRISW, encoded by the coding sequence ATGAACACATCACCCTGGTCCTGCCTGCTTGTGATGGCCTGCCTGCTCCCTGTGCCGGCGCTCGCCGGCCCTCCCGGAGCCCACGTCCACGGGGCGGCAAGCCTGCAGGTCGCCGTCGACGGCAACACGCTCAGCCTGCAGCTGGAAACGCCGCTCGCCAATCTCGTCGGTTTCGAGCACGCGCCGCGGACGGCACAGCAGAAGCAGGCGCTGCGCGCCATGGCCGATCGCCTGCGCCAGGCCGGCGAGATCTTCACCCCGACACCGGCGGCGCGCTGCACAACGGTCTCGGTCGAACTCGAATCGCCGCTGTTGCAGCCGTCGCCCCCAGCAGAGGGCGACGGCCATGCCGACCTCGACGGCAGCTTTGTCTTCCGCTGCGAGAACGCAGCAGCGTTGCGCGACATCGAAGTCGGCCTCTTCGCCACCTTCCCGAGGCTGCGCCGCATCGACGTTCAGGTTGCCGGGCCGCGCGGACAGTCGGCCGCCCGGCTGTCGCCGCAACAGCGGCGTATCTCCTGGTAG
- a CDS encoding ATP-binding cassette domain-containing protein has protein sequence MPAALIRIENLRFRWADDADFCLDIPFFEAQAGERIFLHGPSGSGKSTLLGLLGGVLVPERGRLQLLGNELTQLRPAARDRFRADHVGFLFQLFNLIPYLSVVDNVLLSCRFSPRRLARATAAGNTPAGEAQRLLTRLDLDPALHRRQVTRLSVGQQQRVAAARALIGQPEVVIADEPTSALDAERQGAFLELLRDECERSGSTLLFVSHDRRLATGFDRELSLPTLGASSDNGSAR, from the coding sequence ATGCCGGCGGCGCTCATCCGCATCGAGAACCTGCGTTTCCGCTGGGCCGACGACGCCGACTTCTGCCTCGACATCCCGTTCTTCGAGGCGCAGGCCGGCGAACGGATCTTTCTTCATGGGCCGAGCGGCAGCGGCAAGAGCACCCTGCTCGGGCTGCTCGGCGGCGTCCTCGTCCCCGAGCGCGGCCGCCTGCAGCTGCTCGGCAACGAGCTGACGCAGCTGCGGCCGGCGGCGCGCGACCGCTTCCGGGCCGATCATGTCGGCTTTCTCTTTCAGCTCTTCAACCTCATTCCCTATCTGTCGGTGGTCGACAACGTCCTCCTTTCCTGCCGCTTTTCGCCGCGGCGGCTGGCAAGGGCAACCGCCGCCGGCAACACGCCGGCAGGCGAAGCGCAGCGCCTGCTGACACGGCTCGACCTCGACCCGGCGTTGCACCGTCGCCAGGTGACGCGGCTGAGCGTCGGCCAACAGCAGCGGGTCGCCGCCGCCCGCGCCCTGATCGGGCAACCCGAGGTCGTCATTGCCGATGAGCCAACCTCGGCGCTCGATGCCGAGCGACAGGGCGCCTTCCTTGAGCTGCTGCGCGACGAATGCGAACGCAGCGGCAGCACCCTGCTCTTCGTCAGCCACGACCGCCGCCTGGCGACCGGCTTCGACCGTGAGTTGTCGCTGCCGACACTCGGCGCCAGCAGCGACAACGGCAGCGCGCGATGA
- a CDS encoding ABC transporter permease yields the protein MKWLLSLAVRSAWNRRLTLGMTLVAVALSVTLLLGVERVRHEARNSFALSVSGTDLVVGARTSAVQLMLYAVFRLGDASNNIRWQSYQAIADDPAVAWAIPLSLGDSHHGLPVLGTTGAYFEHFRYGDGQALQFASGRPFDGLFETVLGAEVAKRLSYRIGDRIIISHGMGDVGLAEHEDKPFTVVGILAPTGTPVDRTLHVSLQAIQAIHLDWAGGAPLPGLSIPAEHVRKFDLQPKEITAALIGLKSRAAVFRLQRKINDHPGEPLLAVLPGVALDQLWQMVGFAERTLLAVSTMVLAVGLAGLVAVVLASLGERRRELAILRSVGARPRELFLLLSAEALFVTLLGALLGVALLALLSAVLAPLVQAHFGLSLSARWVSSDELRLLAAVVAAGLLASLVPGYSAYRLSLADGLTPRL from the coding sequence ATGAAGTGGCTGCTCAGCCTGGCCGTGCGCAGCGCCTGGAACCGGCGCCTGACGCTCGGGATGACGCTGGTTGCCGTCGCCCTCAGCGTGACCCTGCTTCTCGGCGTCGAGCGCGTCCGCCACGAGGCGCGCAACAGCTTTGCGCTGTCGGTGTCGGGAACCGATCTCGTCGTCGGGGCGCGCACCAGCGCCGTGCAGCTGATGCTCTACGCGGTCTTCCGTCTCGGCGATGCGAGCAACAACATCCGTTGGCAGAGCTACCAGGCGATCGCCGACGATCCGGCGGTGGCCTGGGCCATCCCGCTGTCGCTCGGCGACTCGCACCACGGCCTGCCGGTCCTCGGGACGACCGGCGCCTATTTCGAGCACTTCCGTTACGGCGATGGGCAAGCGCTGCAGTTTGCCAGCGGCAGGCCGTTCGACGGCCTCTTCGAGACGGTTCTCGGTGCCGAGGTGGCCAAGCGGCTCTCCTACAGGATCGGCGACCGGATCATCATCAGCCACGGCATGGGCGACGTCGGCCTCGCGGAACATGAGGACAAGCCGTTCACCGTCGTCGGCATCCTCGCGCCGACCGGCACGCCGGTCGACCGCACGCTGCACGTCAGTCTGCAAGCGATCCAGGCGATCCATCTCGACTGGGCAGGCGGCGCGCCGCTGCCAGGCCTGTCGATCCCTGCCGAGCACGTGCGCAAGTTCGACCTGCAGCCGAAGGAGATCACCGCCGCGCTGATCGGCCTGAAAAGCCGCGCCGCCGTCTTCCGACTGCAGCGCAAGATCAACGATCACCCCGGCGAGCCGCTGCTGGCCGTGCTGCCCGGTGTCGCCCTCGACCAACTCTGGCAGATGGTGGGCTTTGCCGAGCGGACGCTGCTGGCCGTGTCGACGATGGTCCTCGCCGTCGGTCTCGCCGGTCTCGTTGCGGTGGTCCTCGCCAGCCTCGGCGAACGGCGCCGTGAACTGGCGATCCTGCGCTCGGTGGGTGCGCGCCCGCGCGAGCTGTTCCTCCTCCTGAGCGCCGAGGCGCTGTTCGTCACGCTCCTCGGCGCCCTGCTCGGCGTCGCGCTGCTGGCGCTGCTCAGCGCCGTGCTGGCGCCGCTCGTGCAGGCCCACTTCGGCCTCTCGCTGAGCGCGCGCTGGGTCAGCAGCGACGAACTGCGACTGCTGGCGGCAGTCGTCGCCGCCGGCCTGCTGGCCAGTCTCGTGCCCGGTTATTCCGCTTATCGCCTGTCTCTCGCCGACGGCCTGACGCCACGGCTGTGA